A genomic segment from uncultured Marinifilum sp. encodes:
- a CDS encoding transposase gives MISKDKDDKLIRIYFLVCEKFEELQFYCERFSNNSKPEFTDQEIMTIYLYCMHYEEHIKVKQIHRFASDWLRSWFPKLVGYKAFNNRLNKLSGAFARLVEILLSDYQPEDCCLDQSLLDSMPIITCSGKRSGKVATEITDKGFCSTKGIYYYGMKLHLLGFRRIGKLPHPEQILFTPASVNDVNVFKEAWSGIENRTFFGDKIYFINELNQNMLKHQNSQTLAPIKGVKGMPDVIKQRIKAADDLFSTAVSRIRQPVEAIFNWLIEKTDIQKASKVRSTKGLMIHTFGRLAAAFIALAL, from the coding sequence ATGATTTCCAAGGATAAAGACGACAAGTTAATAAGAATTTACTTTTTGGTTTGCGAAAAGTTTGAAGAACTTCAATTTTATTGTGAAAGATTCAGTAATAACAGTAAACCTGAATTTACCGATCAAGAAATTATGACCATTTATTTATACTGTATGCACTATGAAGAGCATATAAAAGTAAAACAAATTCACCGTTTTGCTTCTGACTGGTTGAGATCATGGTTTCCAAAGTTAGTAGGCTATAAAGCCTTTAATAACAGACTTAATAAACTAAGTGGAGCTTTTGCCCGGTTAGTTGAAATACTTTTGTCAGACTATCAGCCGGAAGATTGTTGTCTGGATCAAAGTTTATTGGACTCAATGCCAATTATTACCTGTTCAGGCAAACGTTCTGGAAAAGTTGCAACAGAAATAACAGATAAAGGATTCTGCTCGACAAAAGGTATTTATTATTATGGTATGAAACTGCATTTATTGGGTTTCAGACGTATTGGTAAATTGCCACATCCTGAGCAAATACTATTTACTCCTGCTTCTGTTAATGATGTTAATGTTTTTAAAGAAGCATGGTCAGGTATTGAGAACAGAACATTTTTTGGCGATAAAATATACTTTATTAATGAGCTTAACCAGAATATGTTGAAACATCAAAACTCTCAGACTCTTGCTCCAATCAAAGGGGTAAAAGGAATGCCAGATGTAATAAAACAGAGAATTAAAGCTGCTGATGATTTATTCTCAACGGCAGTATCCAGAATTAGGCAACCTGTTGAGGCAATATTCAATTGGTTAATTGAAAAAACAGATATTCAAAAAGCTAGTAAAGTCAGATCTACAAAAGGATTAATGATACATACTTTTGGCAGGTTAGCTGCTGCTTTCATTGCATTAGCACTTTAG